The Thalassotalea psychrophila genome window below encodes:
- the sfsA gene encoding DNA/RNA nuclease SfsA: MKFEPVLYPATLIKRYKRFLADIELPNGDITTIHCPNTGAMTGCAESGFKVWFSLSDNPKRKYPGTFELAQNNHGHLIGINTGRANHLVVEAIQNDVITELAGYQFCKTEVKYGKENSRIDVYLSDDNKPDCYVEIKSTTLLIDDCGYFPDSVTTRGQKHIRELMSLISEGKRAVLFFCVQHTGINEVKVADFIDKKYASLLNEAIDVGVEVICYGCKINENSIEIDHKLNFISN; the protein is encoded by the coding sequence ATGAAATTTGAACCAGTCTTATATCCCGCGACTTTAATTAAGCGGTATAAACGCTTTTTAGCTGATATCGAATTACCTAACGGTGACATTACTACCATTCATTGCCCTAATACGGGTGCTATGACTGGCTGTGCAGAGTCAGGTTTTAAAGTGTGGTTTTCGTTATCTGATAATCCAAAACGAAAATACCCAGGAACTTTTGAACTAGCGCAGAATAACCATGGGCATTTAATCGGTATTAACACTGGCCGGGCAAATCATTTAGTGGTGGAAGCCATACAGAATGATGTCATAACTGAGCTTGCCGGTTACCAGTTTTGTAAAACCGAAGTAAAGTATGGCAAAGAAAACTCTCGCATAGATGTATATTTAAGTGATGACAATAAGCCAGATTGTTATGTAGAGATAAAATCAACAACTTTGCTTATAGATGATTGTGGCTATTTTCCAGATTCGGTCACTACTCGCGGCCAAAAACATATCAGAGAGTTAATGTCATTAATTTCTGAGGGAAAACGTGCTGTGTTATTTTTTTGTGTACAGCATACTGGTATCAATGAAGTTAAAGTCGCTGATTTTATTGATAAAAAGTATGCTAGCTTGTTAAATGAAGCTATTGATGTTGGTGTTGAAGTTATCTGTTATGGCTGTAAAATCAATGAAAACAGTATTGAAATAGATCATAAGTTGAATTTTATTTCCAATTAA
- a CDS encoding MaoC/PaaZ C-terminal domain-containing protein: MHYHQLQIGETLISSSSYYLSEQELIEFARQWDPQPFHICIQAAKQHQIGKLFASSVHTIAIATKLAHDNLYFKVEAVAGLGIDELKMLKPVFAGETLSLKIELIDKRLSKSQPNKGVITKKMFVTNQDGELKMTFLSSALVHVSDEI, from the coding sequence TTGCACTACCATCAGTTACAAATTGGCGAAACTTTAATATCTAGCTCAAGTTATTACTTAAGCGAGCAAGAACTAATTGAGTTTGCGCGACAATGGGATCCACAGCCTTTTCATATTTGTATACAAGCAGCAAAGCAACACCAGATAGGTAAGTTGTTTGCCAGCTCAGTACATACTATTGCAATTGCAACAAAACTCGCTCATGACAACCTATACTTTAAGGTTGAAGCTGTTGCGGGGTTAGGCATAGATGAATTAAAAATGCTCAAGCCCGTATTTGCAGGTGAAACACTAAGTTTGAAGATTGAGTTAATTGATAAACGTTTATCTAAAAGTCAGCCCAATAAAGGTGTGATAACTAAAAAAATGTTTGTCACCAATCAAGATGGTGAGTTAAAAATGACATTTCTCAGCTCAGCTTTAGTGCATGTATCCGATGAAATTTGA
- the pepB gene encoding aminopeptidase PepB, with protein sequence MTQSAIIKLTDKKPSNWQASSNLSFHGDEIHIYVEESKLNLRKIQQAGRKIEGLGVINASLQGDSWCEHSQWAFAQGFSKVGKLEAIEFTGDEATVKRLNDKQSAYAWARDLINQTPSQLVPETLAQSALMYLKDLAPDHVSGEIISGDNLEREGWTGIYNVGKGSINDPGMLIVDYNPSGNPEEPIFTTLVGKGITFDSGGYSIKPSAGMFSMKCDMGGAATVTAALGLAIKSGLSKRVMLILCCAENMISSYAYKLGDILKYKNGVSVEIANTDAEGRLVLADGLIAASEFGGEMIIDAATLTGAAMGATGGEYNALFALDNDIIAKAQQVAVSENDPAWHLPLETFHNAKCPSAFADTANSTTQKGGGMGGASNAAGFLSRFVANEGKGWLHMDLSACYNEHGSGMWAAGATGSGIATITGLLLEQ encoded by the coding sequence ATGACACAATCAGCAATTATCAAACTTACCGATAAAAAACCGAGTAACTGGCAAGCATCGTCGAATCTTAGTTTTCATGGTGATGAAATTCATATTTATGTTGAAGAATCAAAGCTTAACTTACGAAAAATTCAACAGGCTGGCCGAAAAATTGAAGGGCTAGGCGTAATCAACGCAAGCTTACAAGGCGACAGCTGGTGCGAGCATAGTCAATGGGCCTTTGCGCAGGGCTTCAGTAAAGTTGGTAAATTGGAAGCGATAGAATTTACCGGAGATGAAGCAACGGTTAAGCGCTTAAATGATAAGCAAAGTGCATATGCATGGGCTCGAGATTTAATAAACCAAACACCATCACAATTAGTACCTGAAACCTTAGCGCAAAGTGCACTAATGTATCTTAAAGATTTGGCACCTGATCATGTTAGTGGTGAAATTATCAGTGGTGATAACTTAGAGCGTGAAGGTTGGACCGGAATTTATAATGTTGGTAAAGGCAGTATCAATGATCCTGGTATGTTGATTGTTGACTACAACCCATCTGGAAACCCAGAAGAGCCTATATTTACCACCTTGGTAGGCAAAGGTATTACATTTGACTCAGGCGGTTATTCAATAAAGCCAAGTGCCGGTATGTTTTCAATGAAATGTGATATGGGCGGCGCTGCAACAGTAACAGCTGCGCTTGGTTTAGCGATTAAAAGCGGATTATCTAAACGGGTAATGTTAATTCTTTGCTGCGCTGAGAATATGATCAGCAGTTATGCTTATAAACTTGGCGATATTTTAAAATATAAAAATGGTGTGAGCGTAGAAATAGCCAATACAGATGCTGAAGGTCGTTTAGTACTCGCTGATGGCTTAATTGCTGCAAGTGAATTCGGTGGTGAAATGATTATCGACGCTGCGACATTAACCGGTGCAGCCATGGGAGCAACTGGTGGCGAATATAACGCTTTATTCGCACTAGACAACGATATAATTGCTAAAGCACAACAAGTTGCTGTCAGTGAGAATGATCCTGCTTGGCATTTACCATTAGAAACATTCCACAACGCTAAATGCCCATCTGCATTTGCCGATACTGCCAACAGTACAACTCAAAAAGGTGGCGGCATGGGCGGCGCAAGTAATGCTGCAGGTTTCTTATCTCGCTTTGTTGCCAATGAAGGTAAAGGTTGGTTACACATGGATTTATCTGCTTGTTATAACGAACATGGTAGTGGTATGTGGGCCGCAGGCGCCACAGGCTCGGGCATTGCAACAATTACCGGATTGCTTTTAGAACAATAA
- a CDS encoding mechanosensitive ion channel family protein: MQKSVSTLLLKGIVCLCFLINVPVGAQEPTLKQVKERQELAKQALENAQLSPQNIAKIGSTPLSSLLALAEAINANDYVEASKYVDFRHVSAGVTAEQKEQLIKQLNIVWSQHHSLDITTLSDDPLGHTDDGLPSYRDLLGVIKSQIKDIPIYLQRVKLENGKQIWKVSSNTVAKIPLMWQEFGYHPLAESVGEYLPDFTVFEMHNWQFVSFVIIFISSWYITGLIRFLLIKLVAYSEVYRRTMRRLIRVPLRLFLFFILLQWATGHLGLSLSARVWLDTGTLNYMATIFLSMGIIEFCFALYVSRQSQENNSIAILKPMVTTLKIITVIVIGLNWFKDAGFNITAIITGLGIGSLAIALAAQKSLENVFGAFTLFIARPIKPGDMCKFGNTQGRVEEIGLRSTKIRKLDRKVVHVPNSTIASMELENISEIDNRRYLKRFRIRLNTPTDKLKALVEAIRKLVDEHPNTIDLERYVRFEDIEDDAFIVVVNAYSTVPGRVQYKEIEEKLNFQIMQVIDQHEVELAIPEQRLSIKP, from the coding sequence ATGCAAAAATCAGTATCAACTCTACTCTTGAAAGGGATAGTTTGTTTATGCTTTTTAATTAACGTACCTGTTGGTGCTCAGGAGCCTACCCTAAAGCAAGTAAAAGAAAGACAAGAGTTGGCTAAGCAAGCCTTAGAAAATGCCCAGTTATCACCACAGAATATAGCCAAAATAGGTAGCACGCCTTTATCTTCATTATTAGCACTTGCTGAAGCAATTAATGCTAATGATTATGTAGAAGCTTCTAAATATGTTGATTTTCGCCATGTATCAGCTGGCGTAACAGCAGAACAAAAAGAGCAACTGATAAAGCAGTTAAATATAGTTTGGTCACAACATCATTCGTTAGATATTACTACTTTAAGTGACGATCCCCTTGGCCATACAGATGATGGCTTGCCTAGCTATCGAGATTTACTTGGTGTAATTAAATCTCAAATAAAAGATATCCCAATATATTTACAGCGGGTAAAACTTGAGAATGGCAAACAAATTTGGAAAGTATCGAGTAACACCGTCGCTAAAATTCCACTCATGTGGCAAGAATTTGGCTATCACCCTTTAGCTGAGTCTGTAGGAGAGTACTTACCTGATTTTACTGTTTTTGAGATGCATAATTGGCAATTTGTGAGTTTTGTCATCATTTTTATTTCATCTTGGTATATCACGGGGCTAATTCGTTTTTTGTTGATAAAACTAGTCGCTTACTCTGAAGTTTATCGAAGAACCATGCGCCGCTTAATTCGTGTGCCTTTGCGATTATTCCTTTTCTTTATTTTGCTGCAGTGGGCGACGGGACATTTAGGATTATCGTTAAGTGCTCGAGTATGGCTAGATACCGGCACATTAAATTATATGGCGACAATTTTTCTTTCGATGGGGATTATTGAATTTTGTTTTGCCTTATATGTAAGCCGCCAGAGTCAAGAGAATAACAGTATTGCCATTTTAAAACCTATGGTTACCACGTTAAAAATTATCACTGTGATAGTGATTGGGTTAAATTGGTTTAAAGATGCTGGCTTTAATATTACCGCAATAATTACCGGCTTAGGTATCGGTAGTTTGGCAATCGCTTTAGCCGCGCAAAAGTCGCTGGAAAATGTATTTGGTGCATTTACCTTATTTATTGCCAGGCCAATAAAACCTGGAGATATGTGTAAATTTGGTAATACCCAAGGCCGGGTTGAAGAGATAGGATTAAGATCAACAAAAATCAGAAAACTCGATAGAAAGGTTGTACATGTTCCAAACTCCACCATAGCATCAATGGAACTTGAAAATATTTCAGAAATAGATAATCGTCGTTATTTAAAGCGTTTTCGCATCCGTTTAAATACACCCACGGATAAACTAAAAGCACTGGTAGAAGCGATACGAAAACTTGTTGACGAACATCCTAATACTATCGATCTTGAAAGGTACGTAAGGTTTGAAGACATTGAGGATGATGCATTTATCGTTGTCGTCAATGCCTATTCAACAGTGCCAGGAAGAGTACAATATAAGGAAATAGAGGAAAAACTTAACTTTCAAATTATGCAGGTAATTGATCAGCATGAAGTCGAACTTGCCATCCCTGAACAGCGTTTATCTATAAAGCCGTAA
- the thpR gene encoding RNA 2',3'-cyclic phosphodiesterase has translation MGRYFFGLNLASAFKQEITNWRELHLPNDTKSVIAENFHITLVFLGMVEQETIQRCITETNNISANRFSILLNSVGFWPKPKVLFLASDDVAVTLSILVNNLTNIVINNGIKLQQRPYIPHLTLCRKAKALPNILAKPNFEIEFNNFCLYESISTDRGVQYKVVQTWPLNGS, from the coding sequence GTGGGTAGATATTTTTTTGGCTTGAATTTAGCAAGTGCATTTAAACAAGAAATAACAAATTGGCGTGAGTTGCATTTACCGAATGATACTAAGTCGGTAATAGCGGAAAACTTTCATATCACTCTGGTATTTCTAGGCATGGTTGAGCAAGAAACAATTCAGCGATGCATTACAGAAACTAATAATATAAGCGCTAATAGGTTTTCAATTTTATTAAACAGCGTTGGGTTTTGGCCGAAACCGAAAGTATTGTTTTTAGCGAGTGACGATGTGGCTGTTACCCTTTCAATTCTAGTGAACAATCTGACAAATATTGTTATCAACAACGGCATTAAGCTACAACAAAGACCTTATATTCCACATTTAACTTTATGCAGAAAAGCCAAAGCATTGCCAAATATCTTAGCGAAGCCTAATTTTGAAATTGAGTTCAATAACTTTTGCTTATATGAATCAATTTCAACAGACAGAGGTGTTCAATATAAGGTTGTACAGACTTGGCCATTAAACGGTAGTTGA
- a CDS encoding NarK family nitrate/nitrite MFS transporter translates to MSEQAGIKLWSFTGKMKTLHLSWMAFFITFVVWFNHAPLLAVIGNSLGLTASEIKTLLILNVALTIPARVIIGMLTDRYGPKLTYTWVLALCSIPCFMFAAASNFEQAAIARFLLGFIGAGFVIGIRMVSEWFPVNELGTAEGIYGGWGNFGSAAAAMSLPAIALLFGGDDGWRYAVGLSGLLSLVFSVIWYFNVSDTPKGSTYFKPKQTGAMEITSKGDFWLLLLMKLPMYGALSLLIWKLSPSGVSLLAEQSAIIAYIGLVLLFIFEVKQTYKVNGHVFKQPVPEIHQYKFKQVAVLNILYFATFGSELAVISMLPLFFAEVFSLDMVYAGLLASLYAFMNLMSRPGGGWISDKFGRKKTLLILTAGLAAGYLTMSTIDSSWPLALAVLAAMACSFFVQAGEGAVFAAVPLIKRRLTGQIAGMTGAYGNVGAVVYLTVLSMVSYQQFFLVIAATAVVGFITLLFMEEPKGSMTEVREDGTIELINVT, encoded by the coding sequence ATGAGTGAGCAGGCAGGTATCAAACTGTGGTCATTTACAGGGAAAATGAAAACCCTACATTTGAGCTGGATGGCTTTTTTTATCACCTTCGTCGTGTGGTTTAACCATGCCCCGTTATTGGCTGTTATTGGCAATAGTTTAGGATTAACTGCAAGTGAAATAAAAACCTTATTGATTTTGAATGTCGCATTAACCATTCCTGCGCGAGTTATCATTGGCATGCTTACCGATCGTTACGGACCAAAATTAACATACACTTGGGTGCTGGCGTTATGTAGTATCCCTTGTTTTATGTTTGCTGCAGCCAGTAATTTTGAACAAGCCGCCATAGCTCGCTTTTTACTTGGCTTTATAGGTGCTGGTTTTGTGATCGGTATCCGCATGGTTAGTGAATGGTTTCCTGTTAATGAACTTGGCACTGCAGAGGGTATTTATGGTGGTTGGGGTAACTTTGGCTCAGCTGCTGCTGCCATGTCACTACCTGCAATCGCTTTGTTATTTGGTGGCGATGATGGCTGGCGCTATGCCGTTGGCTTGTCTGGCTTACTAAGTTTGGTATTCAGCGTTATTTGGTATTTTAATGTGTCAGATACACCAAAAGGTTCAACATATTTTAAACCTAAGCAAACCGGTGCAATGGAAATTACCAGTAAAGGCGATTTTTGGTTATTACTGCTAATGAAGTTACCTATGTATGGGGCTTTATCATTACTTATTTGGAAGCTTTCGCCAAGTGGCGTAAGTTTATTGGCAGAGCAAAGTGCAATTATTGCTTATATTGGTTTAGTGCTGTTATTTATTTTTGAAGTAAAACAAACCTATAAAGTAAATGGTCACGTATTTAAACAGCCAGTTCCAGAAATTCATCAGTATAAATTTAAACAAGTAGCTGTACTTAATATCTTATATTTTGCCACCTTTGGTTCAGAATTAGCTGTTATCTCGATGTTGCCATTATTTTTTGCTGAAGTGTTTTCATTAGATATGGTGTATGCCGGTTTGTTGGCATCACTCTATGCCTTTATGAATTTAATGTCTCGTCCAGGTGGTGGCTGGATCAGTGATAAGTTTGGCCGTAAAAAAACGCTACTTATATTAACGGCTGGTTTGGCTGCAGGTTACTTAACCATGTCGACTATTGATAGTAGCTGGCCTTTAGCCTTGGCGGTATTAGCTGCAATGGCATGTTCGTTTTTCGTACAAGCTGGCGAAGGTGCGGTATTTGCTGCAGTGCCATTAATTAAACGTCGCTTAACAGGTCAAATTGCCGGTATGACGGGTGCATATGGTAACGTTGGTGCTGTTGTATATTTAACGGTATTATCAATGGTCAGTTATCAGCAATTCTTTTTAGTTATTGCGGCAACCGCTGTAGTTGGCTTTATTACTTTGTTGTTTATGGAAGAGCCAAAAGGCTCGATGACAGAAGTACGCGAAGACGGTACGATTGAACTTATTAATGTTACTTAA